The segment CAAACGCGATTTTGACCCCGTCCAGGTCATTATAAGGTACCGTGATCGTATTCACCGCTACCCCTTCCGGCACGCCCGGACTATCCGGCAGCCCCAAGGTCGCCACCCCGGAACCGGCCTTAATCAGCAGGCTGTCGGCATGGCCGTGATAGGAGCCTTCGAATTTGAGGATTTTGCTGCGTCCGGTGTAGCCGCGGGCCAGTCTGATCGCGCTCATCGTCGCTTCCGTTCCCGAGTTCACCATGCGGACAATGTCCACCGAGGCCACGCGTTCTACCACGGTTTTGGCCATAGCGGTCTCTAGCAGGGTCGGCGCGCCGAAGCTTGTCCCTCTGGCCGCAGTCTCCTGCAGCGCCTTCACCACCTCAGGATGGGCATGTCCCATAATCAGCGGTCCCCACGAGCAGACGTAGTCAATGAAGCTGTTGCCGTCAATATCGTAGATCCGTGAGCCTTCGCCCCTCTCCACATAGACCGGGGTCAATCCTACGGACTTGAATGCCCGGACCGGGCTGTTCACCCCGCCGGGAATATATTGTTTTGCCTCTTCAAAAGCCATGCGGGAAGCCTCTTCCCGGCGGTTCAACGGCAGATTGCCCATGCTTGTTCCCTCCTGATCCTAGCCGCGCAGCCAGCGGGCTGCGTCCTTGGCGAAATAGGTAATAATTACATCTGCTCCGGCGCGCTTCATGCCTGTCAGCATCTCCAGCACAACTGCCTGCTCATCGATCCAGCCCTGCTGCGCAGCCGCCTTGACCATCGAGTACTCACCGCTGACGTTGTAGGCTACAAGCGGCAGATCGAACTGGTCGCGGATGGTGCGGAGTACATCCAGATAAGCCAGCGCAGGCTTCACCATCAGCATGTCCGCGCCTTCCAGCACATCGGAATCCGCTTCGCGAACCGCTTCCCGCAGGTTGGCCGGGTCCATCTGGTACGTCTTGCGGTTGCCGAACTGGGGAGCGGAATCCGCTGCTTCGCGGAACGGGCCGTAGAAGGCGGAGGCGTATTTTACCGAATAGGACATGATCGGCACCTGCTCGAAGCCATTCGCATCGAGTCCGGCACGGATCGCCTGCACGAATCCGTCCATCATGTTGGACGGCGCGATAATATCCGCCCCTGCCCGGGCCTGCGAGACCGCCGTGCGGGTCAGCAGCTCAAGCGAAGCATCGTTAATTACATCCCCGTGCACCACACCGTCCACCGTATGGGTATGCACCATGCCGCAGTGGCCGTGGTCGGTGAATTCACACAGGCAGGTATCGGCGACAACCAGCAGGTCGGGATACCATTTTTTGATCAGACGCGTGGCTTCCTGCACAATGCCATCGTCTGCGAAGCCCGACGAGCCAACCGCATCCTTCGTCTCGGGAATTCCGAACAGCAGTACCGCCGGAATGCCGAGGGAAGCAATCTCATCCACCTCCGCCTTCAGCGTATCCAGCGAGAAATGATAGACGCCGGGCATCGAGCTGATCTCATTCTTTACACCCGTTCCATAGGTTACAAAAATCGGCTGGATGAAATCCAGCACATGGAGTACGGTCTCGCGCACCATGCCGCGAATACCGGCCGACCCGCGCAAACGGCGGTGTCTGGTTATTGGAAAGCTCATTGCTGCAAACCCCCTGTTCAGTAAGTATATACACACATCTATTCGTCTTAAGCAGTATTGAGATGTTAAAGTTATCGCTGCTAGTAAGCCAGACCCGATTGCAATGCTCAAAGGCAGCGCTGACAGATCCGGCAGGAACAGGCTATCTCAGCCTCGTCGATTCATTCCAGCGGCACAGCTCCTGCACCAGTCCTTCGATGGTGGCTTCTTCCGGGAGCAGTCCCGGCGTGAGGCCCGCTTCGACTGCGGTCTGCTCGGTAACCGGGCCGATGCAGGCAATCTTGACACCCGCCAGCAGCGCCAGCGGATCTTCCAGACCCATCCGCTTCAGGATGCCAAGGAAGTTGCGCACTGTGGACGAGCTGGTGAAGGTCACCGCATGAATGCGCTTCTCCTCCAGCAGCTTCACCAGCTCAATATCATCCTCGCCGGTGATAACCGTCTCATACGTATCCACCTCGGTCACTTCCAGCCCCAGCTCCCTCAGCTTGCCGGGCAGCCACTCGCGCGCCAGATCGCCGCGGGGAAGCAGCACCTTCTGCCCCGGCTGCAGCTGTGAGCCGAAGGCTTCAATCAGCCCTTCGGCCTGAAAGCGGCCGGGCAATTCTTCAGAGATCAGCCCGCGCTCTGCGAGCGCCGCAGCCGTCCCCGGTCCCACTGCGCACAGCCGCGCCCCGTGCAGGGCGCGAATATCCAGCTTCTGCTGCGTCAGATGACGCATGAAGAAGTCCACGCCGTTCGGACTGGTGAAGAACACCCAGTCGTACGCCGCAAGCCCGCCAAGTGCCGCAGCGATCTCCGCCTGCTTGCCCGCATCCCGCTGCATCACCGTCTCAATGACCGGGAACTCATACGGCTCGCCGCCCAGCTCCTCGATCCGGTCCACCAGTTCGCTTGCCTGCGCACGCGCCCGCGTCACTACAATGCGCTTGCCGAACAGCGGCAGCGCCTCCACCCACATCAGGTGCTCCCGCTGGAGCACAACGTCACCGACCACAATAACCGCCGGCGGCTGGAAATCCGCTGCCGTAACCTTCGCCTCAATATCGGCCAGCGTGCCGGTCAGCGTCTCCTGATCCGCACGGGTCCCCCAGCGCACCAGCGCCACCGGGGTTTCCGGCGGACGGCCGTGCTTCATCAGCTGGGCGCTGATATAGCCGATTTTGGCGACACCCATCAGGAATACCAGCGTGCCTGTCGCATTCGTTACTTTATCCCATTGAATGGAATGATCCAGCTTATCCGGGCTCTCATGGCCGGTAATAATCGACAGGGAAGACGATGCCTCCCGGTGGGTCACCGGAATCCCGGCATATGCCGGAACGCTGATGGCCGAGGTAATGCCCGGCACAATCTCATAGTAGATGCCATTCCTGCGCAGCAGCTCCGCTTCTTCACCCACCCGGCCAAAAATCACGGGGTCCCCGCCCTTCAGACGCACCACCGTTTTGCCCTCCAGAGCGAGATCGACCAGCAGCTGATTAATATCCTCCTGCTTCATCGTATGACGGTCTGAAAGCTTGCCTACGTATATTTTCTCGCCGCCGGGCTTCATCCATTTCAGCAGCCTTGGACTGGCCAGCCTGTCATAGACCAGCACATCGGCCTTGCGGATACACTCCAGCCCCTTGACTGTAATCAGCTTCGCATCCCCCGGACCTGCACCTACCAGATATACCTTCCCCGCCATCTCCGTCATCCCCTTATCCCTCTACACATGCGATTCCTTACCCCTTATTCCCTTACATCCGCCAAAATCTTCTCCGCACCTCTGGCCGCCAGCTTCCGCGCGACCTCCGCACCCAGCTCCACCGGATCATTGCCGGTGCAGGTCTCCTTCAGAATGACTGTGCCGTCCGGTGTTCCGACCATTCCGGTTAACGTTATGGACGGACCCGCTGCTGCCACGGCCTCTGATTCAAGTACTGCATAGGCGCCAATGGGGACCTGGCACCCCCCGTTCAGAGCACCGAGGAAGGTCCGCTCCGCTGTCACCGTGAGTGCCGTGCGCTCATCATTATACAGCGCCAGCAGCTTGCGCAGCTCCTCATCGTCCTCACGGCACTCAATACCGAGTGCTCCTTGGCCTACAGCGGGCAGGCAGACCTCAGGCGGCAAATATGCCGTAATCCGGTCCTGCCAGCCCATCCGCGACAGCCCCGCTGCTGCCAGCAGAATCGCGTCATATTCGCCGCTCTCCAGCTTCTTCAGCCGCGAATCAATATTGCCGCGTACCGGCTCAATAAGCAGATCCGGCCGGAGTGCAGCCAGTTGGCTGGAGCGCCGCAGACTGCTTGTGCCTACGCGCGCGCCTTGCGGCAGACCCTCCAGGCCCGCTCCGCTATTAGAGATCAGAACGTCGCGCGGATCTTCACGCTTCGGCACCGCACCGTTCATCAAGCCTTCCGGCAATTCGGAAGGCATATCCTTCATGCTATGTACTGCCATATCAATATCCTTCGCCAGCATCGCCTGTTCAATTTCCTTGACGAACAGACCTTTGCCGCCCACTTTGGACAGGGTCACATCGAGAATCCGGTCACCCTTGGTCACAATCTTATGCACCTCAAAAGTAAAATCAAACCCATGCTCCCCGCTAAGCCGCTCCAGATCGGCAATTACATGCCCCGTCTGCGTTAAAGCCAGCGCACTTTGTCTGCTGCCCACGATAATCTTCCGCATGCCCACTCCCCCTGTTCAAGTCAGTCCCTTATTCCATCCGCCGCCGCCGTACCTAACCCCTGAATTTGCTCGCTTGAGCTGATTCGGCCGAATTCAGGTGTATTTATACACCTCATTTGCTCCACTGAGCGACTTTCGCCGAATTCAGGTGTATTTATACACCTCATTTGCTCGATTGAGCTGATTCGGCCGTATTCAAGGGTACTTATACACTTCATTTGCTCGACTGAGCTGTTTCGGCCGAATTCAGGTGTATTTATACACCTCATTTGCTCGCTTGAGCCGCTTCGGCCGTATTCAGGTGTATTTATACACCTCATTTGCTCGCTTGAGCCGCTTCGGCCGTATTCAGGTGTATTTATACACCTAATTTGCTCAAATGAGCTGATTCGGCCGAATTCAAGGGTACTTATACACTTCATTTGCTCAACTGAGCCGCTTCGGCCGAATTCAGGTGTATTTATACACCTCATTTGCTCGATTGAGCCGTTTCGGCCGAATTCAAGGGTATTTATACACTTCATTTGCTCGACTGAGCTGATTCGGCCGAATTCAGGTGTATTTATACACTTCATTTGCTCGACTGAGCGACTTTCGCCGAATTCAGGTGTATTTATACACCTAATTTGCTCGATTGAGCCGATTTGGCGGAATTCAAGTGTATTTATACACCTAATTTGCTCAACAGAGCTGTTTCGGCCGAATTCAAGGGTATTTATACACTTCATTTGCTCCACTGAGCGACTTTCGCCGAATTCAGGTGTATTTATACACTTCATTTGCTCGCTTGAGCCGCTTCGGCCGAATTCAAGGGCATTTTTGCCCTTGCTTTGCTCAGCTCGGTGGCCTAGCCACTTAAGCACCTTATTCCTCCCGGTTGCACGCCACCCAAGCCTCAATCTGCTCACGTGTCCATGGTATAAAGGTGCCCTGCCGCAGCTCATTCAACACATCCAGCTTCCCTAGCCGCCGCAAGAGCCGCGACCGGTTCTCTGCCGCTGGCTCCAGCTGCTTGATGGCCGTCCGCAGCTCATGCAGGAAATCCAGATACGGCTCGTATTCCTCGCCGAGCAGCCCCGCAATCTGCTGCGTAATCCCCGCAGCCGCAGACGGTCCCGCCCCGGAGGTCGAGACCGCAACCGTGAGGCGCCCGCGGCGGAGCACGCCGGGCGTAATGAACGTGCCCGCCTCCGCATGGCTGGCCACATTAACGGGCAGCCCCAGCTGCCGGGCTTCCGCGGCAACGGCCTCATTCACCGCCCTGTTATCGCTGGCGGCATAGACCAGCACAGCTCCCTGGAGATCTCCGGGAGCATAGGGGCGGCTGATCCATTGCAGCCGCTCCCCATCAGCCATCGCAGCCAGCGTCCCGCTGAGCGAGGGGCTGATCACCGCCAGCTCCGCGCCCGCTTCCAGCAGCGGAGCCGCCTTGCGCGCAGCCACCGCCCCGCCGCCAATGATCACCACCCGCCGGCCTTCCACATCCAGCATAATCGGCAGATACTTTTTCATCCCGCTTCACTCCAGCTCTCCCAGCGCTTCCTACTCACTGTCACCCAAATTCCATTCCACTGGCAAGCTACTCTTCATCCCGCTTCACTCCAGCTCTCCCAGCACTTCCAACTCGCTCTCATCCAACTTCCATCCCACTGGTTAGCCACTTTCCATCGCGCTCACTCCAGCTCCCCCAGCACTTCCAACTCACTCTCATCCAACTTCCATTCCACTGGCAAGCTACTCTTCATCCTGCTCACTCCAACTCTCCCAGCACTTCCAACTCACTTTCATCCATCGTCCATCCCACTGGTTAGCCACTTTCCATCCCGCTCACTCCAACTCTCCCAGCACTTCCAACTCACTCTCATCCAACTTCCATCCCACTGGCAAGCTACTCTCCATCCCGCTTCACTCCAGCTCTCCCAGCACTTCCAACTCACTCTCATCCATCTTCCATCGTCCATCCCACTTCACTCCCCGCCCCAGCCATGGAACTCCGACCAGGAATTCAGCAGGAAGTTAAGAATAATGAAGCCGTACCCGGTAATCGCCCAGCGGGCCATGACGGTACCGCTTCGGCGGCCGGAGAATTTCAGCACAAGGTAAACGATGTAGACGCCCAGGCCCGTAAGTGTTGTCAGGACCTTCGTATCCTGAAAAAGCGGTGTCCGCCCTTCCGCGACAATCGACAGACCCGCCAGAATCAGCGAGGCCAGCAGCAGCGGAACTCCGGCCAGGATCGCCGTGTAGGAATATTTGTCCATCGTCTCCAGGCTGGGCAGCCTGCGGACACGGTCATCCCACTTCTTATTCTTCAGCTTCGTATGCAGGAATAGATACATTATCGCAAATACCGTCCCCAGTGTCAGTGCGGCAAAGCTCAGATTCGCCAAAATCACATGCATCGCCAGCCACCCGTGCACCGCACTCCAGCTCTGCAGCGTATGATCCTCCGCCGTCAGCCATACCCGGTTCAGCAGGAATACACTGAAGCCCGCCATGCTGAGCAGCAGGACGGTGAACTCGCCGCCGCGCGTATAGGCCACCGCAAACGAGGTGACCACCATGCTGAAGGAGAACCAGAACAGGAAGTCGTAAGGCGTAAAGATCGGCAAGCCGCCCTCCTGGGAGAAGCGGATGGCCAGGCCCCCAAGCTGAAGCAGGCCGACAACAGCAAGAAGCCCTGTGCCCAGCCGCTTTCCGCCCGGATTGCGCCGAAGGCAATCCGAGAAAACAAACAGCAGGCTCAGGGCATATAGCAGCAGAGCGGCATCATATATTCCGTTCAGCAGCATGTGGCTCACCCGCCCAGCAGACCGGCTGGGGTAAGCACCGCTCCCGGCACACGGATCTCTCCGCCGGAGGGCCGTTCAGCAGAGCTGCGCTGAAGCGGTTCAACACTTTCACCGGCCGGACCTGCATCCAGCTGCTCCTGCAGGGCGAAGATTTGAGTGAAATACTCCAGTGCTTCATTCCCTTGCTTGCCGCCGGACATCTCCTTGATCACATTGATCGGATCATGCATCATCTGGTTGACAATGCTCTTGGTCAGGCGGCGGATCACCTTGCGCTGATGCTCATCCAGCTCAGGCAGCTTGTTGAACAGACTATCCATCGTGTCTTCATATATTCCGTTTGACTTGTCCTGCAGCGCACGGATCACCGGTCTGACGCCCAGCGTCTTCAGCCATTGCTGGAAATCCGCCATCTCGCCTTCAATCATAACCTCGATCTTGGCAGCTTCACTGCGGCGCATCTCCAGGTTGCTCTCCACAATGCCCTCCAGATCATCGATATCATAGAGGAATACATCCGGTACACTGGCAGCAGCAGGGTCAATATCGCGCGGCACAGCAATGTCGATCATGAACAGCGGCCGTGAAGGGCGGCGCTTCATGCCCTCGGCTACCTGGGCAGCCGTCAGCACATAGCCGTCCGCACCCGTAGAGCTGATCACAATATCCACTTCATCCAGAGACTTCAGCGCCTCTTCAATCGTGCTGGGCTTACCCGAGAATTTCTCGGCCAGCTCGATAGCACGGGACAAGGTACGGTTGGCGACAATCACTTCCGCCGCGCCGCTGCTGTACAGATGCTTCACCGTCAGCTCGCTCATTTTGCCGGCGCCGAGAATGAGCACTCTTTTGCCGGTGAACATGCCGAAGATGCGCTTCCCCAGCTCCACCGCCGCATAGCTGACCGACACCGCACTCTCGCCGATCGAGGTCTCACTATGCGCACGCTTGCCGAGCGTCACCGCCTGCTTGAACAGCCGGTTGAACCAGGTTCCGGTAACCCCTTCCGCCTGAGCCGTCAGGAAGGCACTGCGCACCTGACCCAGAATCTGCGTCTCGCCTATCACCATTGAATCCAGACCGCAGGTGACACGCATCAGATGGGCAATCGCCTGCTCGTCTTCATATATATACATATGTTGCGTAAATACATCGCTTCTTACTCCGAACCACTGCTCCATGAAGCTGCGGATGAAATATCCGCACATATGAAGGCGGTCCACGACCACATAAATTTCCGTCCGGTTACAGGTGGCGACAACGACCCCTTCCAGAACGCTCTTCGTCTGCAGCAGCTGATGAAGCGCAGCAGGCAGATCCTTCTCGGCAAAAGCGAACTGTTCCCTCACCTCTACGGGAGCCGTACGGTAATTCAGGCCAACGACGACAATATGCATCGCTTGTTCACCATCCTAATCTATATTCATTGGTGTAGGCACTGTTGCTGCTTATCAGCAGATATTAGAATCAATTTCACAAGATCCACGAACACTGTGTTAAGTATATCACATCAAAATACGGCTTTTAACAAAACCTTTGAACTATTTATGAATTGCAGATAATAATTATTATAAACAAGTATTTAGGTCATGTAATATGACACAATAATGAAATATTGACACACTTTATTACGGATGATAGCATATAACAAATGATCTGAGTTAACTTTTATAACATCCATAGCAAAAATCGTCTGATTCCCCGTCCCTAAGTTAACACCGCGTCAGTTATCCCCCTTCAAACCTCTCTTGTATAAGCCCGTTAATCCGGAACGGGCGTATCTACAGGCAACCGTAAATTGCCCCAGGCTACAAGAGGCCAGCCCCCCTGCTGGATGTATCAGCGTGAGCTCACGGGCGAAACCGTGCTTTTCTGCGCTGATGTATCCTGCTTTGGACTGCGCCTCCTTTAGCCTGGGGTTTTTGGCATCCATTATAATAGAAGGAGTGAGGGCAAATGAGTGCTTCCTACGCAAGCTTAAGTGAATCGATCCGCAAGGCCAGAAATGTGAGGATCTACAAGAACAAGGACACCGCCTATGACTTTAAGCTCTACCCCTTCGGAGAACGCGGTACGTATATCGCCCCCGAGCTGATCCGTGAAATCACTCACAATCTGGCGGAAGCTGTAACGGAACAGTTTCCCGATTTTGATTACATTGTCTCCCCTGAACCCGGCGGTCATACCTGGGGGATGCTGGCTGCCTATAAGCTGATGAAGCCGATGAATATTCTGCGCCTCAGCACTGAGCTGTACGAGAATTATGAGGTTAGTGTGAGACGCGAGACGGCGTATAATGAGAATTATATTTATTTTGACGGCTTCTCCGCCGGTGACCGGGTACTGCTGCTGGATGATGTGATCAGTTCCGGCGCTACGATCCGCTGTATTGCTGCTCAGTTGTCCGTGATGGGCATAGAGCTTGTCGGCGTGCAGGCGATTCTGGCCAAAGGGGAGCATTACAAGCAACTGGAAGCGGACATTGGAGTACCCGTCAGATTTCTGTCCCAGGTATGATTTGTAAAAAAATAGCAGGGGAGTGACAAGCCATGGCTTTTTATTACGAGCAGCCTTCAAGAACCTTCAGTGAGTTCCTGCTGGTACCCAGCCTGACCACCAAAGATTGCATTCCCGGAAATGTGGATCTTAGCACACCAGTAACCAAATTCCGCCGGGGAGAGACCCCAGCACTGACCATGAACCTCCCCGTGACTTCGGCGGTAATGCAGGCGGTATCCGACCACAACATGGCGATTGCGCTGGCCAAAAGCGGGGGCATCTCCTTCATCTACGGCTCCCAGTCCATCGGCCAGCAGGTCGAAATGGTCCGCCGGGTCAAAAAGTTCAAAGCAGGATTCGTCCTCAGCGACTCCAACCTGCGCCCGGAAGATACGCTTCAGGATGTGCTGGCGCTGAAGGCGCGCAGCGGCCACTCCACCATTGCGATCACAGACAACGGGGAACCGACAGGCAGACTGATGGGCATCGTCACCAGCCGGGATTACCGCGAGAACCGCCTCCCGCCGGATTGCCCGATTACAGAGTTCATGACCCCGCTTGCTTCGCTGATCTACGCCGAAGAAGGGATCACGCTGACAGAAGCGAATGACATGATCTGGGATCATAAGCTGAACTGCCTGCCGATTGTGAATGCCAGCGGCCATCTCGTCCATTTGGTCTTCCGCAAGGATTATGACAGCCATCAGGAGTATCCGCTGGAGCTGCATGACGACAACAAGCAGCTCATTGTAGGCGCAGGAATCAATTCGCGGGATTATAAGGAGCGTGTGCCAGCACTGGTGGAAGCGGGGGCAGATATCCTGTGCATCGATTCTTCTGACGGGTATTCGGAGTGGCAGGCGGAGACCATCCATTATATTAAGGATACTTTCGGGGAGAGTGTGAAGGTTGGCGCGGGCAATGTTGTTGACAAGGAAGGGTTCCTGTACCTGGTGGAAGCCGGGGCGGATTTCATCAAAGTCGGCATCGGCGGCGGCTCCATCTGTATTACCCGCGAGCAAAAAGGGATCGGCCGGGGGCAGGCCTCCTCTGTCATCGAAGTGGCGGCGGCCCGCCAGGAATATTACGAGCAGACCGGTATCTATGTCCCGATCTGCTCGGACGGCGGGATTGTCCATGATTATCATATTGTGCTGGCGCTGGCGATGGGCGCTGACTTCGTGATGCTTGGCCGCTATTTTGCCAGATTCGATGAGAGCCCCGGACGTAAGCTGCTGGTCGGCGGGAACTTCGTGAAGGAATATTGGGGCGAAGGCTCCAGCCGTGCCCGCAACTGGCAGCGTTATGACTTCGGCAACACCGATAAGGAGAGCAAACTTGAGTTCGAGGAGGGCGTGGATTCCTTCATTCCCTATGCCGGGCGGCTGAAGGATAATCTGGATCTCAGCATCAGCAAAATCAAGTCCACCATGTGCAATTGCGGCTCGCTGACCATCCCGGAATTACAGCAGAAGGCCAAGATTACCCTGGTCTCCTCGACAACGATCTTTGAAGGAGGCGCACATGATGTTATGCTTAAGGAAAAGGATAGATCCTCCTCGTGATCACATCCTAATCCATAAGGAGCGTCAACCATGACCCAAATTACCAAAGTTCTGGTCAGCAAGGACCAACTGCAGCAGCGAGTACAGGAACTGGGCGCTGAAATATCGCGCGATTACGAAGGCAAGGAGCTGGTGCTTATCGGCATTCTTAAGGGCGGGGCCGTCTTCATGTCTGATCTGATGCGTGAGATCACCTTTCCGGTCGGCGTCGACTATATGTCGGTGTCCAGCTACGGGGCAAGCTCTACCTCCTCCGGCGTCATTACGATCAAGAAGGATATCGACATGGATATCCGCGGCAAGCATATCCTGCTGGTCGAGGATCTGATCGACACCGGCCTGACGCTTCAGCATCTGAAGGAGCTGTTCGCCCTGCGCGAGGCGGCAAGCGTGCGTATCTGCACCATCCTCAGCAAGCCTT is part of the Paenibacillus sp. FSL M7-0420 genome and harbors:
- the hemA gene encoding glutamyl-tRNA reductase, coding for MHIVVVGLNYRTAPVEVREQFAFAEKDLPAALHQLLQTKSVLEGVVVATCNRTEIYVVVDRLHMCGYFIRSFMEQWFGVRSDVFTQHMYIYEDEQAIAHLMRVTCGLDSMVIGETQILGQVRSAFLTAQAEGVTGTWFNRLFKQAVTLGKRAHSETSIGESAVSVSYAAVELGKRIFGMFTGKRVLILGAGKMSELTVKHLYSSGAAEVIVANRTLSRAIELAEKFSGKPSTIEEALKSLDEVDIVISSTGADGYVLTAAQVAEGMKRRPSRPLFMIDIAVPRDIDPAAASVPDVFLYDIDDLEGIVESNLEMRRSEAAKIEVMIEGEMADFQQWLKTLGVRPVIRALQDKSNGIYEDTMDSLFNKLPELDEHQRKVIRRLTKSIVNQMMHDPINVIKEMSGGKQGNEALEYFTQIFALQEQLDAGPAGESVEPLQRSSAERPSGGEIRVPGAVLTPAGLLGG
- a CDS encoding precorrin-2 dehydrogenase/sirohydrochlorin ferrochelatase family protein; this translates as MKKYLPIMLDVEGRRVVIIGGGAVAARKAAPLLEAGAELAVISPSLSGTLAAMADGERLQWISRPYAPGDLQGAVLVYAASDNRAVNEAVAAEARQLGLPVNVASHAEAGTFITPGVLRRGRLTVAVSTSGAGPSAAAGITQQIAGLLGEEYEPYLDFLHELRTAIKQLEPAAENRSRLLRRLGKLDVLNELRQGTFIPWTREQIEAWVACNREE
- the cobA gene encoding uroporphyrinogen-III C-methyltransferase — encoded protein: MAGKVYLVGAGPGDAKLITVKGLECIRKADVLVYDRLASPRLLKWMKPGGEKIYVGKLSDRHTMKQEDINQLLVDLALEGKTVVRLKGGDPVIFGRVGEEAELLRRNGIYYEIVPGITSAISVPAYAGIPVTHREASSSLSIITGHESPDKLDHSIQWDKVTNATGTLVFLMGVAKIGYISAQLMKHGRPPETPVALVRWGTRADQETLTGTLADIEAKVTAADFQPPAVIVVGDVVLQREHLMWVEALPLFGKRIVVTRARAQASELVDRIEELGGEPYEFPVIETVMQRDAGKQAEIAAALGGLAAYDWVFFTSPNGVDFFMRHLTQQKLDIRALHGARLCAVGPGTAAALAERGLISEELPGRFQAEGLIEAFGSQLQPGQKVLLPRGDLAREWLPGKLRELGLEVTEVDTYETVITGEDDIELVKLLEEKRIHAVTFTSSSTVRNFLGILKRMGLEDPLALLAGVKIACIGPVTEQTAVEAGLTPGLLPEEATIEGLVQELCRWNESTRLR
- the ccsA gene encoding cytochrome c biogenesis protein CcsA; translation: MLLNGIYDAALLLYALSLLFVFSDCLRRNPGGKRLGTGLLAVVGLLQLGGLAIRFSQEGGLPIFTPYDFLFWFSFSMVVTSFAVAYTRGGEFTVLLLSMAGFSVFLLNRVWLTAEDHTLQSWSAVHGWLAMHVILANLSFAALTLGTVFAIMYLFLHTKLKNKKWDDRVRRLPSLETMDKYSYTAILAGVPLLLASLILAGLSIVAEGRTPLFQDTKVLTTLTGLGVYIVYLVLKFSGRRSGTVMARWAITGYGFIILNFLLNSWSEFHGWGGE
- a CDS encoding phosphoribosyltransferase is translated as MSASYASLSESIRKARNVRIYKNKDTAYDFKLYPFGERGTYIAPELIREITHNLAEAVTEQFPDFDYIVSPEPGGHTWGMLAAYKLMKPMNILRLSTELYENYEVSVRRETAYNENYIYFDGFSAGDRVLLLDDVISSGATIRCIAAQLSVMGIELVGVQAILAKGEHYKQLEADIGVPVRFLSQV
- the hemC gene encoding hydroxymethylbilane synthase; translated protein: MRKIIVGSRQSALALTQTGHVIADLERLSGEHGFDFTFEVHKIVTKGDRILDVTLSKVGGKGLFVKEIEQAMLAKDIDMAVHSMKDMPSELPEGLMNGAVPKREDPRDVLISNSGAGLEGLPQGARVGTSSLRRSSQLAALRPDLLIEPVRGNIDSRLKKLESGEYDAILLAAAGLSRMGWQDRITAYLPPEVCLPAVGQGALGIECREDDEELRKLLALYNDERTALTVTAERTFLGALNGGCQVPIGAYAVLESEAVAAAGPSITLTGMVGTPDGTVILKETCTGNDPVELGAEVARKLAARGAEKILADVRE
- the hemB gene encoding porphobilinogen synthase, which codes for MSFPITRHRRLRGSAGIRGMVRETVLHVLDFIQPIFVTYGTGVKNEISSMPGVYHFSLDTLKAEVDEIASLGIPAVLLFGIPETKDAVGSSGFADDGIVQEATRLIKKWYPDLLVVADTCLCEFTDHGHCGMVHTHTVDGVVHGDVINDASLELLTRTAVSQARAGADIIAPSNMMDGFVQAIRAGLDANGFEQVPIMSYSVKYASAFYGPFREAADSAPQFGNRKTYQMDPANLREAVREADSDVLEGADMLMVKPALAYLDVLRTIRDQFDLPLVAYNVSGEYSMVKAAAQQGWIDEQAVVLEMLTGMKRAGADVIITYFAKDAARWLRG
- the hpt gene encoding hypoxanthine phosphoribosyltransferase; translated protein: MTQITKVLVSKDQLQQRVQELGAEISRDYEGKELVLIGILKGGAVFMSDLMREITFPVGVDYMSVSSYGASSTSSGVITIKKDIDMDIRGKHILLVEDLIDTGLTLQHLKELFALREAASVRICTILSKPSRRLVDVPIDYSGIDIPDEFVVGYGLDYAEQYRNLPEVWIVETGD
- a CDS encoding IMP dehydrogenase; translation: MAFYYEQPSRTFSEFLLVPSLTTKDCIPGNVDLSTPVTKFRRGETPALTMNLPVTSAVMQAVSDHNMAIALAKSGGISFIYGSQSIGQQVEMVRRVKKFKAGFVLSDSNLRPEDTLQDVLALKARSGHSTIAITDNGEPTGRLMGIVTSRDYRENRLPPDCPITEFMTPLASLIYAEEGITLTEANDMIWDHKLNCLPIVNASGHLVHLVFRKDYDSHQEYPLELHDDNKQLIVGAGINSRDYKERVPALVEAGADILCIDSSDGYSEWQAETIHYIKDTFGESVKVGAGNVVDKEGFLYLVEAGADFIKVGIGGGSICITREQKGIGRGQASSVIEVAAARQEYYEQTGIYVPICSDGGIVHDYHIVLALAMGADFVMLGRYFARFDESPGRKLLVGGNFVKEYWGEGSSRARNWQRYDFGNTDKESKLEFEEGVDSFIPYAGRLKDNLDLSISKIKSTMCNCGSLTIPELQQKAKITLVSSTTIFEGGAHDVMLKEKDRSSS